In Muribaculum gordoncarteri, the genomic window CATGCAAATCCGGTCTTTACACCGTCGTGGTTCATGCTTGTGAAGAGTATCTCCCCTGCTCCACGCTCCTGAGCCTCATGCGCCCATTCAAGCAATCGGCGTGACGTGGGCACTCGACCTCCGTTGAGATAGCATATCCACTCTCCGTTGTCAAAGCGTGCGTCAATTGCGGTGACACACACCTGCCGGCCAAATCGCGATGCTATGTCGTCGATCAGGTCGGGATTGCGCAATGCGGCCGAGTTTATCGATATTTTGTCGGCTCCCGCGCCAAGCAGGGTTTCCACATCGGCTACGTGGTTGATGCCTCCGCCCACGGTGAACGGTATGCTTACATTTTCGGCGACACGACGCACGAGGTCGACAAATGTCTTGCGACCCTCATGTGAGGCCGTTATGTCGAGATAGACCAGTTCGTCGGCTCCGTCTTCGCTATATTTGCGGCCGAGAGCAACAGGGTCGCCGGCATCGCGGAAATTCACGAAATTAACCCCTTTCACGGTTTTACCGTCTTTTACATCGAGGCAAGGTATTATACGTTTTGCAAGCATGTAGGGTTTAATTTAAGTTCATTTTTTCAATTTCCTTCAATGTAATGCGCCCTTCATATATGGCCTTGCCCACAATTACGGCGGGAACCGATATGGAGTCAAGACGCTCGATGTCGGTGATGCAGCTTACGCCACCGCTTGCAATAAGATATATATCGGGAAATGCGGTGAGAATGTTTTTGTACAGCTCGATTGACGGGCCGTTCAATGTGCCGTCGACATTGATGTCGGTCGAGATCACGTAACGTATGCCCTTTTCCACATAGGAACCGATGAACGGCACTATGTCATGTCCCGAATCATCGAGCCAGCCCACTGTCGCTATTTTGCCGTTACGAGCGTCGGCCCCGAGTATTATGTGCTCGTTGCCGTAATGGTTGAGCCAACCGGTGAATATCGCAGGATCCTTTACCGCTATGCTTCCTCCGG contains:
- the hisF gene encoding imidazole glycerol phosphate synthase subunit HisF; the protein is MLAKRIIPCLDVKDGKTVKGVNFVNFRDAGDPVALGRKYSEDGADELVYLDITASHEGRKTFVDLVRRVAENVSIPFTVGGGINHVADVETLLGAGADKISINSAALRNPDLIDDIASRFGRQVCVTAIDARFDNGEWICYLNGGRVPTSRRLLEWAHEAQERGAGEILFTSMNHDGVKTGFACEALAELADNLEIPIIASGGAGNCEHFRDVFTIGKADAALAASIFHFNEVPIAQLKTYLKENNIIIRQ
- the hisA gene encoding 1-(5-phosphoribosyl)-5-[(5-phosphoribosylamino)methylideneamino]imidazole-4-carboxamide isomerase codes for the protein MTTIIPAIDIIDGKCVRLTKGDYESSRVYADDPVDMALRFRDCGCTRLHVVDLDGARSQHIVNYRTLERIASSTDMIIDFGGGIKSNEDAKIAFDSGASMITGGSIAVKDPAIFTGWLNHYGNEHIILGADARNGKIATVGWLDDSGHDIVPFIGSYVEKGIRYVISTDINVDGTLNGPSIELYKNILTAFPDIYLIASGGVSCITDIERLDSISVPAVIVGKAIYEGRITLKEIEKMNLN